A DNA window from Bradyrhizobium barranii subsp. barranii contains the following coding sequences:
- a CDS encoding adenylate/guanylate cyclase domain-containing protein: MPKFLRIGVHQSNVSGYTSKAWCVRRVGSAVFLKWGGVEVQGTGAGRKVYWTRSPQEKTVRCGTAQRAQDYAKAAIARRRSHRYEPLVGAIALRRRPAERGTDLKRALATILIVDIVGSTAKAAKLGDARWTKVMGHYYAAVRKELKSSRGKEVVTTGDGVLATFKAPAAGISCATAIQKAVRTLGLEIRVGLHAGEYTISGGEMVGLAFHIGTRVAAKARAGEVLVSSAVKDLLKAQSTISFRDHGMHQLKGVPERWRLYRVEA, from the coding sequence ATGCCAAAATTCCTTCGCATCGGAGTCCATCAGTCGAACGTATCGGGATACACGTCGAAGGCGTGGTGTGTCAGGCGCGTCGGCTCGGCGGTTTTCCTGAAGTGGGGCGGCGTGGAGGTCCAAGGCACCGGTGCCGGGCGCAAGGTCTACTGGACGCGCTCGCCGCAGGAGAAGACAGTTCGATGCGGCACGGCGCAGCGTGCCCAGGATTACGCAAAGGCTGCGATCGCGCGGCGTCGCAGCCATCGCTATGAGCCGCTGGTCGGAGCTATCGCGCTCCGGCGTCGCCCCGCCGAGCGCGGCACCGATCTCAAGCGGGCGCTCGCCACCATCCTGATCGTCGATATCGTCGGCTCCACCGCCAAGGCCGCGAAGCTCGGCGATGCGCGCTGGACCAAGGTGATGGGCCACTATTACGCAGCCGTCCGCAAGGAGCTGAAGAGCTCGCGCGGAAAGGAAGTCGTGACGACGGGCGACGGCGTGCTGGCGACGTTCAAGGCGCCGGCTGCCGGGATCAGCTGCGCGACCGCGATCCAGAAGGCCGTGCGCACGCTGGGGCTAGAGATCAGGGTCGGCCTGCATGCGGGCGAGTACACGATCAGCGGCGGCGAAATGGTCGGTCTCGCCTTCCACATCGGCACCCGCGTCGCCGCGAAAGCGCGGGCCGGCGAAGTCTTGGTCTCGAGCGCGGTCAAGGATTTGCTGAAGGCACAATCGACCATCAGCTTCAGGGATCACGGCATGCACCAGCTCAAGGGTGTGCCGGAGCGGTGGAGGCTGTATCGGGTGGAGGCGTGA
- a CDS encoding amino acid ABC transporter ATP-binding protein, translating to MPVAATADTMIAMRGVNKWYGTYQVLTDINLAVRASEKIVLCGPSGSGKSTLIRCINALESYQKGEIVVDGVHLGSQGRAVDAVRREVGMVFQQFNLFPHMTVLENCTLAPIRSRGIPRPAAEETARRLLDRVKILNQAAKYPAQLSGGQQQRAAIARALCMEPKVMLFDEPTSALDPEMVKEVLDTMIGLATDGMTMICVTHEMGFARQVADRVIFMAEGRIVEEAEPEIFFRAPQHERTKKFLGEILPHH from the coding sequence ATGCCGGTCGCAGCCACGGCGGACACGATGATCGCGATGCGCGGTGTCAACAAATGGTACGGCACCTACCAGGTGCTCACCGACATCAACCTGGCGGTCCGTGCGAGCGAAAAGATCGTTCTGTGCGGGCCGTCCGGATCGGGCAAATCCACCCTGATCCGCTGCATCAATGCGCTCGAGAGCTACCAGAAGGGCGAGATCGTCGTCGACGGCGTCCATCTCGGCAGCCAAGGCAGGGCCGTCGATGCGGTGCGCCGCGAGGTCGGCATGGTGTTCCAGCAATTCAACCTGTTCCCGCACATGACGGTGCTGGAGAACTGCACGCTGGCGCCGATCCGCTCTCGCGGCATTCCGCGCCCGGCGGCCGAGGAGACCGCGCGGCGGCTGCTCGACCGTGTGAAAATCCTCAACCAGGCGGCCAAATACCCGGCGCAATTGTCCGGCGGTCAGCAGCAGCGCGCGGCGATCGCGCGGGCGCTCTGCATGGAACCGAAGGTGATGCTGTTCGACGAGCCGACCTCGGCGCTCGACCCGGAAATGGTCAAGGAGGTGCTCGACACCATGATCGGACTTGCGACCGACGGCATGACCATGATCTGCGTCACCCATGAAATGGGCTTCGCCCGGCAGGTCGCCGACCGCGTGATCTTCATGGCGGAGGGACGGATCGTCGAGGAGGCGGAGCCGGAAATCTTCTTCAGGGCCCCGCAGCACGAGCGCACCAAAAAATTCCTCGGCGAGATTCTGCCGCATCATTGA
- a CDS encoding transporter substrate-binding domain-containing protein yields the protein MMTKKTIQFNRRHMLALGAAAIASPFVLSRAAYAVTPSEIKARGKVLIGIQGDNPPWGFVNSTGKQEGLDADLSELFAKELGVSAEFTPLAVANRIPALTSGRVDILFATMAMLPERAKAVQFSKPYGANIITFIAPKEMEIKSPADMGKYVIGVARGSVQDTDVTKAAPPGTTIRRFDGDAPTMQALLSGQVQAVGGNIFYVPRLNESKPGAYENKLEFTKLYNGACTRLGEKEINAFVNGFIDKIIASGEWARIYPKWMNNPLPAFPDSIPGIPFTVS from the coding sequence ATGATGACCAAAAAGACAATCCAGTTCAATCGCCGCCACATGCTGGCGCTCGGCGCCGCCGCGATCGCCTCGCCGTTCGTGCTGTCGCGCGCCGCCTACGCGGTGACGCCTTCGGAGATCAAGGCGCGCGGCAAGGTGCTGATCGGCATCCAGGGCGACAATCCGCCCTGGGGGTTCGTCAATTCCACGGGCAAGCAGGAGGGCCTCGATGCCGACCTCTCCGAGCTGTTTGCGAAGGAGCTCGGCGTATCCGCCGAATTCACGCCGCTGGCCGTCGCCAATCGCATCCCGGCGCTGACGTCGGGGCGCGTCGACATCCTGTTTGCGACCATGGCGATGCTGCCGGAGCGCGCCAAGGCGGTGCAATTCTCAAAGCCCTATGGCGCCAACATCATCACCTTCATCGCGCCGAAGGAGATGGAGATCAAATCGCCGGCCGACATGGGCAAATACGTCATCGGCGTCGCGCGCGGCAGCGTGCAGGACACCGACGTGACCAAGGCGGCGCCGCCCGGCACCACCATCCGCCGCTTCGACGGCGATGCGCCGACCATGCAGGCGCTGCTGTCCGGGCAGGTGCAGGCGGTCGGCGGCAACATCTTCTACGTTCCGCGCCTCAACGAATCCAAACCCGGCGCTTACGAGAACAAGCTCGAATTCACCAAGCTGTATAACGGCGCCTGCACGCGGCTCGGCGAGAAGGAGATCAACGCTTTCGTCAACGGCTTCATCGACAAGATCATCGCCAGCGGCGAGTGGGCCAGGATCTATCCGAAATGGATGAACAACCCGCTGCCGGCTTTCCCCGACAGCATTCCCGGCATCCCCTTCACCGTCAGCTGA
- a CDS encoding amino acid ABC transporter permease → MDKNQFLFLLGGLKWTLALSALGSVAGLGVALARTSGRRWLERGAAAYIALFQGTPLLMQLFVVYYGLALAGLKLDPWVSVSIGFTLHAGAFLGEIWRGSIEAVPRGQVEAAKALSLNYIDRMKDVVLPQAIRISLPATIGFLVQLIKGTSLAAIIGFTELMRAGTIVSNQNFKPLLVLGLVCALYFALCWPLSLYGAWLERRLVTAAR, encoded by the coding sequence ATGGACAAGAACCAGTTCCTGTTCCTGCTCGGCGGCCTGAAATGGACGCTGGCGCTGTCCGCGCTCGGCTCGGTCGCTGGCCTCGGCGTCGCGCTGGCGCGCACGTCGGGCCGGCGCTGGCTCGAACGCGGCGCGGCCGCCTACATCGCGCTGTTCCAGGGCACGCCGCTGCTGATGCAGCTGTTCGTCGTCTATTACGGGCTCGCGCTCGCAGGGCTGAAGCTCGATCCCTGGGTCTCCGTCTCGATCGGCTTCACCCTGCATGCCGGCGCCTTCCTCGGCGAGATCTGGCGCGGCTCGATCGAAGCCGTGCCGCGCGGCCAGGTCGAGGCCGCCAAGGCGCTCAGCCTCAATTATATCGACCGGATGAAGGACGTCGTGCTGCCGCAGGCGATCCGTATTTCGCTGCCCGCGACGATCGGGTTCCTGGTGCAGCTGATCAAAGGCACCTCGCTTGCCGCCATCATCGGCTTCACCGAGCTGATGCGCGCCGGGACCATCGTCTCCAACCAGAACTTCAAGCCGCTGCTCGTGCTCGGCCTGGTCTGCGCGCTCTATTTTGCGCTGTGCTGGCCGCTTTCGCTCTATGGCGCCTGGCTGGAGCGGCGGCTCGTCACCGCGGCACGATGA
- a CDS encoding amino acid ABC transporter permease, translated as MNYKFDFGPVIEGLPELLWGCAGTLGLALSGMVLALIIGIGGVLLRDSRLAPLRWLVIAFVEAIRNTPFLGQIYFVFFALPIVGIRLDPTLTAIIALGVNGGAYAIEIIRGGVQSINKGQVEAGLALGLSRTLIFRLIVLKPALRAIFPSLTSQFIMLTLTTSIASAISAYELTSVGQAIETNTFRSFEAYGVVTLLYLAMSWMLMQMFARINARFLLYPVK; from the coding sequence GTGAACTACAAGTTCGATTTCGGACCCGTGATCGAGGGCCTGCCGGAGCTGCTCTGGGGCTGTGCCGGCACGCTCGGCCTGGCGCTGTCGGGCATGGTGCTGGCGCTGATCATCGGGATCGGCGGCGTGCTGCTGCGCGATTCCCGGCTCGCGCCGCTGCGCTGGCTCGTCATCGCGTTCGTCGAGGCAATCCGCAACACGCCATTCCTCGGCCAGATCTACTTCGTCTTCTTCGCGCTGCCGATTGTCGGCATCCGCCTCGATCCCACGCTGACCGCGATCATCGCGCTCGGCGTCAACGGCGGCGCCTATGCGATCGAGATTATCCGCGGCGGCGTGCAGTCGATCAACAAGGGGCAGGTCGAGGCGGGACTGGCGCTCGGCCTGAGCCGGACCCTGATCTTCCGCCTGATCGTCCTGAAGCCGGCGCTGCGCGCGATTTTTCCGTCGCTGACCAGCCAGTTCATCATGCTGACACTGACGACGAGCATCGCATCGGCGATCTCGGCCTATGAGCTGACCTCGGTCGGACAGGCGATCGAGACCAACACGTTCCGCAGCTTCGAGGCCTATGGCGTCGTCACGCTGCTCTATCTCGCGATGTCGTGGATGCTGATGCAGATGTTCGCGCGGATCAACGCGCGCTTCCTGCTCTATCCCGTGAAGTGA
- a CDS encoding Gfo/Idh/MocA family protein, producing the protein MTKIRIGVIGAGLIGRKHLRKLAEHGDYELAGIADVNAKQVAAEQPGARVFADYRKLLDEARPEAVIIASPNQLHAENGIACARAGIHILIEKPVTDTLETAAGLIAEVRKAGIRSLVGHHRRHHRQVKALKALLGEGRIDDVVGVSAIWATHKPADYFKTAPWRSQAGGGPILINLIHEIDFLRFAVGEIIAVEAIAANRQRGFAVEDTAAALLEFENGALGTFFLSDCAVTPWTMEQGLGEAPEFPFSGQSSYRLMGRRGAIEFPSLDQWTQAGGAQDWNRPIQAQANHAASIDPYVAQLDHFRDVVRGVTPSLQPVEDGARSLLVTLAIAEAAMARRRIDLRERYAALGQGGQATT; encoded by the coding sequence ATGACGAAAATCAGGATTGGCGTGATCGGCGCGGGATTGATCGGGCGCAAGCATCTGCGCAAGCTGGCCGAGCATGGCGACTACGAGCTCGCCGGCATCGCCGACGTCAACGCCAAGCAGGTCGCAGCCGAGCAGCCCGGCGCACGCGTCTTCGCGGATTACCGGAAGCTGCTCGACGAGGCGCGGCCCGAGGCCGTGATCATCGCGTCGCCCAATCAGCTCCACGCCGAGAACGGCATCGCATGCGCGCGGGCCGGCATCCATATCCTGATCGAAAAGCCGGTCACCGATACGCTCGAGACCGCCGCCGGCCTGATCGCGGAGGTCCGCAAGGCCGGCATCCGGTCGCTGGTCGGGCATCACCGCCGCCATCATAGGCAGGTGAAGGCGCTCAAGGCGCTGCTTGGCGAGGGCCGTATCGACGATGTCGTCGGCGTCTCGGCGATCTGGGCCACGCACAAGCCGGCGGATTATTTCAAGACGGCGCCCTGGCGGTCGCAGGCCGGTGGCGGGCCGATCCTGATCAATCTGATCCACGAGATCGACTTCCTGCGCTTTGCGGTCGGCGAGATCATCGCCGTGGAGGCCATCGCCGCGAACCGGCAGCGCGGCTTCGCGGTCGAGGATACCGCCGCCGCACTGCTCGAGTTCGAGAACGGCGCGCTCGGCACGTTCTTCCTCAGCGACTGCGCGGTGACGCCCTGGACGATGGAGCAGGGTCTCGGCGAGGCGCCGGAGTTTCCGTTCAGCGGACAGAGCAGCTACCGTCTGATGGGCCGCCGCGGCGCGATCGAATTCCCAAGTCTCGATCAATGGACGCAGGCGGGCGGCGCGCAGGACTGGAACAGGCCGATCCAGGCGCAGGCCAATCACGCGGCGTCGATCGATCCTTACGTCGCCCAGCTCGATCATTTCCGCGATGTGGTCCGGGGCGTGACGCCGTCGCTGCAACCGGTCGAGGACGGCGCGCGAAGCCTGCTAGTGACGCTCGCGATTGCAGAGGCCGCGATGGCGCGACGGCGCATCGACCTGCGCGAGCGCTACGCGGCGCTCGGTCAAGGCGGGCAGGCGACGACCTAG
- a CDS encoding sugar phosphate isomerase/epimerase family protein, translated as MTALGLAHLTALELAPTALVAEAARAGFATVALRFIPATSDGPAYPTQVGTEAHRALKRVLDGEGVRVSDVELVQLKPTIDISSLAGCLEAGADLGATAIIASGDDPDRSQLTARFAELCQLAASFGLRVDLEFMRWRAIGTLAQAAAVIRDAGQTNGSILVDALHLARSGGRAADLIPLPDHWLRAAQLCDAAAETPATDTAIIAEARAGRLPPGDGALPLGALLEALPADTALSVEMPLPALDARERIATAFNATRNLLEGQARGARRRDCHGRA; from the coding sequence ATGACCGCGCTCGGCCTCGCCCATCTCACCGCGTTGGAGCTTGCACCCACGGCGCTGGTTGCCGAGGCGGCGCGGGCCGGGTTTGCCACCGTCGCGCTACGCTTCATCCCGGCGACCAGCGACGGGCCGGCCTATCCGACGCAGGTCGGCACCGAGGCCCACCGAGCGCTGAAGCGCGTGCTTGACGGCGAGGGCGTGCGGGTCAGCGACGTCGAGCTGGTCCAGCTCAAACCCACCATCGACATCTCCTCGCTCGCAGGCTGTCTCGAAGCCGGCGCCGATCTCGGCGCCACAGCGATCATCGCTTCGGGCGACGATCCGGATCGGTCCCAGCTCACCGCGCGTTTCGCTGAGCTCTGCCAGCTCGCCGCGTCGTTCGGACTGCGCGTCGACCTCGAATTCATGCGCTGGCGCGCGATCGGCACCCTGGCGCAGGCCGCGGCGGTCATCCGCGACGCAGGCCAGACCAACGGCTCCATCCTGGTCGACGCGTTGCACCTGGCGCGCTCCGGCGGCCGTGCCGCCGACCTGATCCCGCTTCCCGACCATTGGCTTCGCGCCGCGCAACTCTGCGATGCCGCCGCCGAAACGCCGGCAACGGACACGGCCATCATCGCCGAGGCGCGCGCGGGACGGCTGCCGCCCGGCGACGGTGCTCTGCCCCTCGGCGCACTGCTGGAGGCGCTGCCCGCCGACACCGCCCTCAGCGTCGAGATGCCGTTGCCGGCGCTCGACGCGAGAGAGCGGATCGCCACGGCGTTCAACGCAACCAGGAACTTGCTCGAAGGCCAAGCCCGCGGCGCCAGACGCCGCGACTGTCACGGCCGGGCCTAA
- a CDS encoding TetR/AcrR family transcriptional regulator, producing MPGVKKQPVRAAKPVPIKRRDRERTRQEILDIAFEEFAENGLSGGNTDAIAARANITKRLIFYYFNSKEELFTAVLEMAYAEMRAAEEDLHLEALEPEAAIRRLAEFTFDFHQAHPQFVRLVSIENIHRGRHMAISRRLKEMTQPSISQIAKVLERGAARGAIRPGIDPVELHMTLNALSFFAVANRHTFEVQFAFDMSSPKARAQRRAEIADLLWRCVRGD from the coding sequence ATGCCAGGTGTGAAGAAGCAGCCCGTGCGGGCGGCGAAGCCGGTGCCGATCAAGCGGCGCGACCGCGAGCGGACGCGGCAGGAGATCCTCGACATCGCCTTCGAGGAGTTCGCCGAGAACGGCTTGTCCGGCGGCAACACCGACGCGATCGCCGCCCGCGCCAACATCACCAAGCGGCTGATCTTCTACTACTTCAACTCGAAGGAAGAGCTGTTCACAGCGGTGCTGGAGATGGCCTATGCCGAGATGCGCGCCGCCGAGGAGGATCTGCATCTCGAGGCGCTGGAGCCGGAGGCCGCGATCCGCCGGCTTGCCGAATTCACCTTCGATTTCCACCAGGCCCATCCGCAATTCGTTCGCCTCGTCAGCATCGAGAACATCCATCGCGGACGGCACATGGCCATCAGCCGCAGGCTGAAGGAGATGACGCAGCCGAGCATCAGCCAGATTGCCAAGGTGCTGGAGCGCGGCGCGGCCCGCGGCGCGATCCGGCCCGGCATCGATCCGGTCGAGCTGCACATGACGCTGAATGCGCTGAGCTTCTTCGCGGTCGCTAACCGTCACACGTTCGAGGTGCAATTCGCCTTCGACATGTCCTCGCCAAAGGCGAGGGCGCAGCGCCGCGCCGAGATCGCCGATCTGCTGTGGCGTTGTGTGCGGGGGGATTGA
- a CDS encoding DoxX family protein: MSDAITGGSPRRSPASLLLPGLRNFYEIANPVSYAFLRVAFGLILFTHGLPKLLGESHGAMANPFASSINFITNSLHFPAPVAFGYFVMLLETIGAIMLAAGLFTRLVAPMVAVQMAMICLIHYPKWAWIDRGMEYPFLMGLVALHMSFRGGGQFSADRLIGREL; this comes from the coding sequence ATGAGCGATGCGATCACGGGCGGGTCCCCACGGCGCAGCCCCGCGTCCCTGCTGTTGCCTGGCTTGCGAAATTTCTACGAGATCGCCAATCCCGTTTCCTATGCGTTTCTGCGCGTTGCCTTCGGATTGATCCTGTTCACGCACGGCTTGCCGAAATTGCTCGGCGAGTCCCACGGCGCCATGGCCAATCCGTTCGCGAGCTCCATCAATTTCATCACCAATTCATTGCATTTTCCGGCCCCGGTGGCGTTCGGCTATTTCGTGATGCTGCTGGAAACCATCGGGGCCATCATGCTCGCCGCAGGGCTGTTCACCCGCCTCGTCGCGCCGATGGTCGCCGTGCAGATGGCGATGATCTGCCTGATCCATTATCCCAAATGGGCCTGGATCGATCGCGGCATGGAGTACCCGTTCCTGATGGGCCTCGTCGCCCTGCACATGTCGTTTCGGGGCGGCGGGCAATTCTCGGCGGACCGCTTGATCGGACGGGAGCTTTGA
- a CDS encoding SDR family oxidoreductase — protein sequence MTTQHPRTAIVTGSSKGIGAAVAERLARDGLAVVVNYASGAAPAEALVAKIKAAGGAAIAVKADISKLADVRALFDAAETAFGGVDVLVNNAGIMKVAPLAQTTDEVWDQTIAINLTGTFYALREAAKRLREGGRIVNFSTSVVGLYQPTYAAYAATKAGIEAITHILAKELGVRRITVNAIAPGPVNTELFHNANQHDISPIIDRTPLHRLGEPDDIARAISFLVGPDGGWINGQILRANGGII from the coding sequence ATGACCACCCAGCACCCACGCACAGCCATCGTCACCGGCAGCTCGAAGGGCATCGGCGCGGCGGTCGCCGAGCGGCTGGCGCGGGACGGCCTCGCCGTCGTCGTCAACTATGCGAGCGGCGCTGCGCCGGCCGAGGCGCTGGTGGCGAAGATAAAGGCCGCCGGCGGAGCGGCGATTGCGGTCAAGGCCGACATCAGCAAGTTGGCCGACGTCCGCGCGCTGTTCGACGCGGCCGAGACGGCGTTCGGCGGCGTCGACGTGCTCGTCAACAATGCCGGGATCATGAAGGTCGCCCCATTGGCCCAGACCACCGACGAGGTGTGGGACCAGACCATCGCGATCAACCTCACCGGCACCTTCTATGCGCTGCGTGAAGCGGCGAAGCGGCTGCGCGAGGGCGGCCGGATCGTCAATTTCTCGACGAGCGTGGTCGGGCTCTATCAGCCGACCTATGCGGCTTACGCCGCGACCAAGGCCGGCATCGAGGCGATCACCCACATCCTCGCGAAGGAGCTGGGCGTGAGGCGGATCACGGTCAACGCGATCGCGCCGGGCCCTGTCAACACCGAGCTGTTCCACAACGCCAACCAGCACGACATCTCGCCGATCATCGACCGCACGCCTCTGCATCGTCTCGGCGAACCCGACGACATCGCGCGCGCGATCTCGTTCCTGGTCGGGCCCGACGGTGGCTGGATCAACGGCCAGATCCTGCGCGCCAATGGCGGCATCATCTGA
- a CDS encoding MFS transporter produces the protein MQTPTNRAEKNWVLGVTALASFMMALDAMIITTAFATIRAEFGSPVETLQWTVNAFNLTFAVLLLTGAALGDRFGRRRMFATGIALFVVASAACALAGNATALIAARALGIFASITGCALIIGPAIGGFITEHFGWRWVFWINLPIGLIAIALVLARLRESFGPAAALDIAGLALVALAALALVWSLLRGNAVGWASAEVMGTLMSGLVFTAGFVLWELRAAAPMVPMRLFASRALASGMSASVLFYAAMYGVLFLLPQFLQTTLGFDAFGAGLRLLPWTATLFVTAPIAGAVVNRFGERPLVVTGLLMQAIGLGWIAEIVSPTVAYSAMVAPLVLAGVGVSMAMPAAQNAVLSSVAVAEMGKVSGIFNMGRFLGGMFGIAALVANFSANGGAYSAAHFESGFAAAMRLAAMLSLVGAIAGLFLPARRRTASAAAPQDA, from the coding sequence ATGCAGACCCCGACCAATCGCGCCGAGAAGAACTGGGTGCTTGGCGTCACCGCGCTGGCATCCTTCATGATGGCGCTGGACGCCATGATCATTACGACGGCATTCGCGACCATCCGCGCCGAATTCGGCAGCCCGGTCGAGACGCTGCAATGGACCGTCAACGCCTTCAACCTGACCTTCGCCGTGCTGCTCCTGACCGGTGCCGCGCTCGGCGACCGCTTCGGTCGCCGCCGCATGTTCGCGACCGGGATCGCCCTGTTCGTCGTTGCGTCGGCGGCATGTGCGCTCGCCGGCAATGCGACCGCGCTGATCGCCGCCCGCGCGCTCGGCATTTTCGCCAGCATCACCGGCTGCGCGCTGATCATCGGCCCCGCCATCGGCGGCTTCATCACCGAACATTTCGGCTGGCGCTGGGTCTTCTGGATCAACCTGCCGATCGGCCTGATCGCGATCGCCCTGGTGCTGGCACGCTTGCGCGAAAGCTTCGGACCGGCTGCCGCATTGGACATCGCCGGACTGGCTCTCGTCGCCCTCGCGGCGCTGGCGCTGGTCTGGAGCCTGTTGCGCGGCAACGCCGTGGGGTGGGCGAGCGCCGAGGTCATGGGCACGCTGATGTCAGGCCTGGTATTCACAGCCGGCTTCGTGCTCTGGGAATTGCGCGCGGCCGCGCCGATGGTGCCGATGCGGCTGTTCGCATCGCGCGCCCTCGCCTCCGGCATGTCCGCAAGCGTCCTGTTCTACGCCGCGATGTATGGCGTCTTGTTCCTGCTGCCGCAGTTCCTGCAGACCACGCTGGGCTTCGACGCCTTCGGCGCCGGACTTCGCCTGCTGCCCTGGACCGCAACGCTGTTCGTCACCGCCCCGATCGCCGGCGCGGTCGTCAACAGGTTCGGCGAGCGGCCGCTGGTGGTGACGGGATTGCTGATGCAGGCGATCGGCCTTGGCTGGATCGCGGAGATCGTGAGCCCCACGGTTGCCTACTCCGCTATGGTCGCACCGCTGGTGCTGGCCGGCGTCGGCGTCTCGATGGCGATGCCGGCAGCGCAGAACGCAGTCCTGAGCTCGGTCGCGGTGGCCGAAATGGGCAAGGTGTCCGGCATCTTCAACATGGGCCGCTTCCTCGGCGGCATGTTCGGCATCGCAGCGCTGGTGGCGAACTTCTCGGCCAACGGCGGGGCCTACTCGGCCGCGCATTTCGAGAGCGGATTTGCCGCGGCGATGCGCCTCGCCGCAATGCTGTCGTTGGTCGGCGCGATTGCGGGGCTTTTCCTGCCGGCACGGCGACGGACCGCCAGTGCAGCCGCGCCACAGGATGCGTGA
- a CDS encoding sigma-70 family RNA polymerase sigma factor codes for MAPEPLATIDIEALLARLRPKLHRYCARMVGSVIDGEDVLQDALIKAMGALQSVTPVVNTEGWLFRIAHNTALDFLRRRNRQEALHSAEEVEMIADQLDDVESRQIAATSLRTFMRLPVAQRSSVILMDVLGCSLAEVCDIMDFSLPAVKAALHRGRTQLREFAEEPDDVPQPGLSEADRTRLNAYVGHFNARDFDAIRAMIADDVRLELVNRTRLNGKAEVSRYFGNYSKISDWHLVTGQVDGRPAILVFDPNEPSGRPKYFMLLNWSADKLATIRDFRHAAYVIDGAECVVDGG; via the coding sequence ATGGCGCCGGAGCCACTGGCCACCATCGATATCGAGGCGCTGCTGGCGCGGTTGCGGCCGAAGCTGCATCGCTACTGCGCGCGCATGGTCGGCTCGGTCATCGACGGTGAGGACGTGCTGCAGGATGCGCTGATCAAGGCGATGGGAGCGCTGCAATCGGTCACGCCCGTCGTCAATACGGAGGGCTGGCTGTTCCGCATCGCGCACAACACCGCGCTCGATTTTCTGCGTCGCCGCAACCGGCAAGAGGCGCTGCATTCGGCTGAGGAGGTGGAAATGATCGCCGACCAGCTCGATGATGTGGAAAGCCGCCAGATCGCTGCGACCAGCCTGCGCACCTTCATGCGGCTGCCGGTGGCGCAGCGGTCCAGCGTGATCCTGATGGACGTGCTCGGCTGCTCGCTTGCCGAGGTCTGCGACATCATGGATTTCAGCCTGCCGGCGGTGAAGGCCGCGCTGCATCGTGGGCGCACGCAGCTGCGTGAGTTCGCCGAGGAGCCTGACGATGTGCCGCAGCCGGGCCTGTCGGAAGCCGATCGCACGCGGCTCAACGCCTATGTCGGCCATTTCAATGCCCGCGACTTCGACGCGATCCGCGCCATGATCGCCGATGACGTCAGGCTCGAACTCGTCAACCGCACCAGGCTGAACGGCAAGGCCGAGGTGTCGCGCTATTTCGGCAATTATTCGAAGATCAGCGACTGGCACCTGGTGACGGGGCAGGTCGACGGACGTCCCGCGATCCTGGTGTTCGATCCGAACGAGCCGAGCGGGCGGCCGAAATATTTCATGCTGTTGAACTGGTCCGCCGACAAGCTCGCCACCATCAGGGATTTTCGTCACGCAGCCTACGTTATCGATGGTGCGGAGTGCGTGGTGGATGGAGGGTGA
- a CDS encoding DUF2867 domain-containing protein, which yields MARVARVDLPQRSVLKPLYAKAGFADAFAIDLPSHATGDAERLATHMLMGQARWVGWLVALRDTLVAGFGLKTSSELRGDVATDRIDLFRVYDRRRHEIILGEDDRHLDFRLSVLVEESALCRRLVATTVVTFNHLGGRAYIAGIAPFHRLIVKSSLRRAERSGWPAEL from the coding sequence ATGGCGCGCGTTGCTCGAGTGGATTTGCCGCAACGTTCGGTGCTCAAGCCGCTCTACGCCAAAGCGGGCTTCGCTGACGCATTCGCGATCGATCTGCCGAGCCATGCGACGGGCGACGCCGAGCGTCTCGCCACCCATATGCTTATGGGTCAGGCGCGGTGGGTCGGCTGGCTAGTGGCTCTAAGGGACACTTTGGTCGCGGGGTTTGGTCTTAAGACATCGTCTGAATTGCGCGGTGACGTTGCGACCGACAGGATCGATTTGTTTCGGGTCTACGATCGGCGTCGTCATGAGATTATTCTTGGCGAGGACGATCGCCATCTCGACTTCCGTTTGTCCGTTTTGGTTGAAGAGTCCGCTCTGTGCCGCCGACTTGTCGCCACAACGGTCGTGACCTTCAATCATTTGGGAGGGCGAGCCTATATCGCGGGAATCGCACCCTTCCATCGCCTGATCGTAAAGTCGTCTTTGCGTCGAGCCGAGCGATCGGGCTGGCCAGCTGAACTGTAA